In the Chelonoidis abingdonii isolate Lonesome George chromosome 13, CheloAbing_2.0, whole genome shotgun sequence genome, one interval contains:
- the LOC116824964 gene encoding butyrophilin subfamily 3 member A2-like, giving the protein MLGARRSRSSAALLSTVLLHVQAVVAVSFQVLVPADPLSAPLGGTVLLPCHLSPTLSAQAMQVKWSRPLLGQDVHMYLPDGSEVQGERYRGRTELLRDGIQSGSLALRIRNLTLRDEGRYLCDFQSNSTIGNATLELHVTSSGSDPLLHIGGYDGKQMNVTCLSVGWYPKPKMLWRNGHGERLTLSKEEKISRNRGLFDVSTSVVVTKHSDPKLICAIRPRSPGPEKVSVILISDDFFPQVSSWKVGLFLFLSVCVCLLFLPACYLWRVQRAKRKSSSLTTKT; this is encoded by the exons ATGCTGGGAGCCCGTCGTTCACGCTCCAGTGCTGCCCTGCTCTCCACCGTCCTTCTGCATGTTCAGGCTGTAGTGGCTG TGAGTTTCCAGGTGCTGGTTCCTGCcgaccccctctctgccccattggggggcactgtgctgctgccctgccacctcTCCCCCACGCTCAGTGCCCAGGCCATGCAGGTGAAATGGAGCCGGCCCCTGCTAGGGCAGGATGTCCACATGTACCTTCCGGATGGGAGCGAGGTGCAGGGTGAGAGGTACCGGGGCAGGACGGAGCTCTTGCGGGATGGGATCCAGAGTGGCAGCCTGGCCCTGCGGATCCGGAATCTCACCCTGCGGGATGAAGGGCGCTACCTCTGTGACTTCCAGTCCAACAGCACCATTGGCAATGCCACACTGGAGCTCCATGTGACAA GCTCTGGCTCGGACCCCCTCCTCCACATTGGTGGATACGATGGCAAGCAGATGAACGTGACATGTCTCTCTGTGGGGTGGTACCCGAAGCCAAAGATGCTCTGGAGAAATGGCCATGGGGAGAGACTGACCCTATCTAAGGAGGAAAAAATCTCCAGAAACCGGGGCCTCTTTGATGTCTCCACCTCCGTGGTAGTGACCAAGCACTCGGACCCAAAACTGATCTGCGCTATCAGACCCAGGTCACCCGGCCCAGAGAAAGTCTCAGTCATTCTCATCTCTG ATGACTTTTTCCCCCAAGTCTCCTCTTGGAAGGTTGGCCTCTTCTTGTTCCTGTCAGTGTGTGTTTGCCTCCTCTTCTTGCCTGCCTGCTACTTATGGAGGGTTCAAAGAGCTAAAAGGAAATCCTCCAGTTTAACCACAAAGACGTGA